ATTCGGGTTTGATGCTTCATGCGATTATCCTTTACTTTGCATTGCCGATAAGGTGGTTAGTGAGTCTTGATCTTCCACTCGGTCTAAAAATAAAAATCCATCCAGGTGATCAATTTCATGCTGAAGGATACGCGCTTCTAAGCCAGAAGCTTTTTTGGTAATTCTATTTCCATCTATATCAAAGCCGGAATATTCAATCTCCATGGCTCTTGGAACCTCACCCATTATTTCGCCGCAATTAAGGCAGCCTTCATGGCCAATTTGAATTTCCTTGGAAAGGATCTTTAAGGACGGATTAATTAAAGCTGTATCAGGAATGGGGTATTCAGGTTTTCTTCGTTTGGTATATTCAGTACTAAATACAATAACTCGTTTGCTGATCCCAATTTGGGGAGCTGCGACACCCACAGCGCCCTTGTCAGCCATAATGCCGAACATGGCCTTAATCAACTCTTTTAACCAGCTGCTACCAAATTCTGATTCAGCGATTGGCTCAGCGGTTTGTCTTAAAATGGGATCGTCCTTATCCAGGAGTGTGTTCATAGGTCACCTGATTGTTAATGATTAATTTCAGTTTTGGTTTGGTTATCGTGT
The genomic region above belongs to Legionella micdadei and contains:
- the def gene encoding peptide deformylase yields the protein MNTLLDKDDPILRQTAEPIAESEFGSSWLKELIKAMFGIMADKGAVGVAAPQIGISKRVIVFSTEYTKRRKPEYPIPDTALINPSLKILSKEIQIGHEGCLNCGEIMGEVPRAMEIEYSGFDIDGNRITKKASGLEARILQHEIDHLDGFLFLDRVEDQDSLTTLSAMQSKG